The genomic region tccatcataacttttcttctccatgtcctaaactcctctctcacctctggcaccttcccctctgccttcaaacaggctagagttacccctctactcaaaaaaccctcccttaaccctgccgttctccagaactacagaccggtatcactgttacccttcctttcaaaaacaattgaacgtgctgtatctaaccaactgtctaactttctctctcagaacaacctgcttgaccccaaccaatcgggcttcaagactggccactccacagagactgccctcctttcagtcaccactgccctccagtctgccagagcggcttccaggtcatccgttatcattctgctggacctttctgcagcgtttgatacggttaaccaccagatcctgctcgccagactttctgagatgggcatcactggcactgcactccagtggatctcatcctacctgtcgggaagatcctaccaggtttcctggggaggcaaactgtcgggccctcgccagctctccactggtgtcccacagggctccgtccttggacccctcctcttctctctgtacaccacctcacttggaccaatcatcacctcccatggcttctcctaccactgctacgctgacgacacgcagctgtacctgtcgttccccccgaccgatccggggatctcagctaggattgaggcctgcctcacagacatctccgcctggatgaccgagcaccacctccagctgaacctcgccaaaacagaacttctcatcatcccggctaaaccctccatctcccacgatctctcaatcaccctgggatctgcgacggtgaccccttcatcctctgccaggaaccttggggttaccatggacgacgagctctccctcacggcccacattgctgcggtctcccggtcgtgtagattcaccctctacaacatccggaagatcaggagatacctgtctgagcactccacccagctgctagtccaagcactcgtcctctccaagttggactattgcaactctctgctcgctggtctcccagcatgtgcaacccgccctcttcagaggattcagaacgcggcggcccgcctggtctacaatctacccagacgctcccatgttaccccgctcctcatctctctccactggctacctatcatggcccgtatcagattcaagaccctggtattgaccttccgagcagtgaacgggactgcacccgtctacatcaagtctctcctgcagccttacacccccacccgccacctacggtcttcttcagacaaccgcctggtggtcccaccgctcaagaccgcccggtcccaacacaagctcttctcctgtctggccccccagtggtggaatcaactccccacctccatcagagacactgactgtctctccaccttcaagaaaaggctcaagacgcacttgttccgggagtacaacggtacttaggaacggttcgcttgacccgatgttagtttcctcaaggatcacaatgactcttgcttagagacttgttgctcttgtggttagtggtaactgattaaaatttttggttctcgctgtgatatattgttttattactgttgcttgctttttcccacaggtacacttgcacttatagctgttcatgttgtttggttgtgacttgtttaactacatgctcttatggttcttccctttggcacttactttggttgttcacaatgtgtgcttcatgttttggctactcgcgatgttttttggctatcttgttgttatgatcagtgacctatgcactttgtaaagctctctcttggaagtcgctttggataaaagcgtctgctaaatgaataaatgtaaatgtaaatgtaaatacaaatattacaaaatacaaatggtacaagatacaattgtgtaatgcagtgcaaaaagctatGTGTTTTAAGGACATTAAGTCAtaaaagtcagtgtgaacccttggccttgttgaagaagccaacagcggaagggaagaaactttttttgtggcgtgtggtattggtcctgatggaccgcagccttctgccggaggggagagactgaaacagggagtgtccagggtgggaggagtcggccacaatcttcctcactcgcctcagggtcctcgaggtgtacaggtcctcgagggtaggcagattgcagccaatcaccttctcatcAGTTTCACTTGATGCTTCACCAAATGTTCTGGCTTTTATAGAACTTGCATGTGAACTTCAATAGCTAACACTTTCTAGTAAAACACATTTTTCTTACAatgatgttgtttgttgaagaaAAAACTTCCAGTTTTCCATGTGTCCTTACTGCACTTCACAACTAAAATGATTTCTGTGTTTTCCAAAGAAAGTCACAAGTACTCAACTAAACTCCTCCAAAAAAGTTCGGAAACattatttcggtcgattattcctccccttcaataataccaatcggtattatattttatatagttggaaagcctgattagtcccCTTTACAaagaggtacaacttgtaaggatcgtccATTCATGGAATGAgccacacagctaaccgtgtggatGGCGGCCCAATTTCTTTTGCCAAAATCCCCAATGcaatgcaatattcttctgttggtattcactctcgttttgagttgcttggtggattggatgattgcactctcccacagtaataatAAGGAATAATAGGgcacagtaataaggaaaaaacaacatatATTGGCgtatttttacactttattcattttacactgtcagggacctcagtagcgtttggaagatccatacgcaaccacaacagcttggcacctcctcctcatgctggtcaccagtCTGGTCACACACTGATGTAGGATGGCATCCCATTTCTCAACCAGGATTGGTCgcaagtcagccaacatgtttgcgttggtcactctggcacgtacagcacgcccaagctgatcccatgaggaggaggtgccaagctgttgtggctgcatatggatcttccacacactactgaggtccctgacagtgtaaaatgaatagaGCAGTTTaaaataaagtgtaaaaatgcccaatatgtgttgttttttccttattactgtgggagagtgcaatcatccaatccaccaagcaactcaaaacgagagtgaataccaacagaaaaatattgcaggggattttggcaattTTGTTCGGGCCGctactcatttacattttacatttatttacatttattcatttagcagacgcttttatccaaagcgacttccaagagagagctttacaaagtgcaggtcactgatcataacaacaagatagccaaaaaacattgcgagtagccaaaacatgaagcacacattgtgaacaaccaaagtaagtgccaaagggaagaaccataagagcatgtagttaaacaagttacaattaaacaacatgaacagctataagtgcaagtgtacctgtggaaaaaagcaagcaacagtaataaaacaatatatcacagcgagaacaaaaatttaaatcagttaccactaaccacaagagcaacaagtctctaagcaagagtcattgtgatccttgaggaaactaacatcgggtcaagcgaaccgttcctaagtactgttgtactcccggaacaagtgcgtcttgagccttttcttgaaggtggagagacagtcagtgtctctgatggaggtggggagttgattccaccactggggggccagacaggagaaaagcttgtgttgggaccgggcggtcttgagcggtgggaccaccaggcggttgtctgaagaagaccgtaggtggcgggtgggggtgtaaggctgcaggagagacttgatgtagacgggtgcagtcccgttcactgctcggaaggtcaataccagggtcttgaatctgatacgggccatgataggtagccagtggagagagatgaggagcggggtaacatgggagcgtctgggtagattgtagaccaggcgggccgctgcgttctgaatcctctgaagagggcgggttgcacatgctgggagaccagcgagcagcgagttgcaatagtccaacttggagaggacgagtgcttggactagcagctacccacacggttagctgtgttgctcattccatgaatgcacgatccttacaagttgtacctcgttgtaaaggggactaatcaggctttacaacaatataaaatacaataccaattggtattattaaaggggaggaataatcgactgaaataacgtttccgaactttttttgaggagtttatatgAACTCCAGTGCTCTCTGCATCTAGTTTTATTGAACTACAACTGCCTTCATAATCAGAAggtgtgttttatttttatttgtgttcTTATTATATGTGGATTATTTTACTTTTCAAGTAATAAAAATACTATTTTGGACGTATTGGACTGGTTATCCCTCTATCTTTCACAATCGGTGAGACTGTCAGAGCTAGAGAACCCAAAGGACAAAGACACCAGACACATAAGGATTTAATGAAGGAGTAAGGATAGCAGGGAAAGATGACAGGCAAGGCAGGTAAGGGCatgtaggcaggcaggcacattgGCAGGCAGTTAAGCAGGCATACGGGAACCAGGGAGTGGTTACTAGACAACATGAGATATTGTTTTAAAGATAACAAAAGAAAGCAGCCAAGAGCGAAACTGACAAGGAAATACAAAAAACGTATCTGGAGATGAGTATATTGGAAGCCAAGGTAGAAATACTGCATGGTGATGGGAAGATGATCTGAAGGTGGTTTGACAGAGCAGGTGGATTGAATGAACTAACCAGAATGCTGGAGCCTGaagacacaccaaacacataaacacttagacaggggagagagaccctGGCTACAGGCTAAGTGGAAATTGAGGTAAAAATGAGCTGAGATAATATGATTTATGTGGCTATTAACTGAATAGTAAAACAAGCTCTTGTTAAATAGAAAAATGTGACGCCTCTGTGTCTAATTCAGGAGTGCCACCAACATGCATCATCTGTTAAATTGGAAGTCTGACTCATAAATTTCAATCAAGCCTCAGTTGGGCAGTTTTGTTGAAGTGGTTAAACTCTCAGTCCAAACTCTTAGTACTGGTTCAACAGCTGAATACAGAACGATGGCACTTAAGGAATAACACAGATATAATTGACTATTTAGCTCTTCAGTATAAAGTTACTGATGGATGAACATTTCAAAGTTGGAGTGAATTAGCAAAATGATTATTCCTTGCCATcaaattaatatatatatatatatatatatatatatatatatatatatatatatatattatcatACAATATACATTATAGTATAGATGAAAAAGTCCGATAGTATAACAAAAGCTGACGTTGTGCACTGATGTGTCAGATATAGGATAGAGTTATATATAGAAATGTGTCTATTGTCATAGCATATTCAGTTATGGAAATGATGTCTGAGTACAAAAAATAATTAAGTTATGTGAATTGATCTGGGGTAATCTGGTGAAAAGCCTTCCATTAGAAAACCGAGCAGTACAGTAACAAGCCCATAGGTTTATATGAGAAAAATCATTAAAGGGCCTCCTGGCACTTGGCACTAATTATTTTTAAATGATTATTTGAGCTATCTTCTGAACATTTGTGAATTTGTCTGACATTCATAGATGTTACGTAGGAAGAGTGACAATATATGACACAGGTGCAGGTACTAAGCACTGTACTGTGCCAGAAATGGGTGTGTGATAAACAAACAAGGGTGTGTCCAATTGAATACTTTAACATGATGTGTCTTGCTTATTGCCTCGGAACGTATTTCTGTCATGTGAATATTAAGAAATGTCATGAACTGTGTACTTCACATATTCATTTAGAAGTGAAAATGTTTCAAATAATACATTATTCAGGAGGATTAACAGTAGTTGTACAAGACCTTGTTGGTACAACTTGGAAACATTAACATTTTCATCTTACAGATATAGCATTTAACAATTACTTTGGGAAACGACAACTTGCTGAAGAATTCTCTTGGTGTGTCAAGATGGACTGATGATGATAATGTGATGTCACAACACTGAAAATAGAAAGGCATGGTATGTCATGACAATTCCACCCTGTTTTTCCCTTACATACAAAACTCTCTTCTGATGTCATACAGGTGGATACCTCCTCAATAAAAGCTCATGCTGAAGAGACCAAGACAGACTTGAAGAACACTGCTGGAGAGAAGAAGTTGACGAGAGAGAATCTCTGAATTTGTTGAGTGAATATTTTAACTCCTGTTAATATTGGTAAGTGTTTAAATCTTTTAAACTGAATAGTTAGAAAATATTTACAATTCTGATCATAAAGAAATTGATTCATGTTGAAAACATCTGCATTAATTATATATGAAAAGTGTATTTAGATGAATGAATACAAATTAATATTGAGCTAAAGGTTGAATAAATGATCACCATTCCATGCTATCTTAAACTGACATCTGAATGATTGcaatttcaatgtttttactgGAATACATGATgcttgtaaaatgtaatgtatattaATGTTTAATATTATTATGCTGAAAATACAAAGAAACACTAGATTTATGTGAAGGggtgtcgttagaccctttttattgggccacgtgccccagtataaatctgctgtgccccagtaaaatgtaaagtttgagttttaacaatttacttaactagtcagtgcattaatttcggttgataatcccggaaaaaaataaacgcagtatcccaatcaacgcttgtaaaatcaaagcagtttaaccgaaaacacaaaccgatgcatgtcagcgcgctcttctgagcttgccaaatagccactgcagcacgcacacagaagtccaggtgtcggacttggCACACacgtcagaattgaggtaggctaagaaaacattacaaaactaaagaaagttttaaaatgataggcctaccatcttatttttactaaaacataaaaacaatatgacatgaagctcaaaaTAATGTGCGCTTGCATTAACTatagatgtccctgccaaagctgacatcaaacttgcgtccctgaactgttgtatagtgggttaagcaaggggagcttctatagcctagtagtgcattgagCGCAAcacgcttggaagaaaaaaaagggatatgaagggaaaaaaagggatatgaaggGATACTCTACTGCGGCCTGTGCcgcagtagagttttatgtctaacaacgcccctagCTGCTTATGTGTCAATGAAGTTAAGTAcacatcatttatttatttattttcagaaTCGAaggaaacatttaaaaaatgattgGACAGAAAATGCTTCTGCTACTTCTAATTATTAGTAAGTGATTTTTAAATTCATTCTTATAGCATTGAAACCAGGTAAATCATTTATATTTTCAATTTCAAACGTTTGAAAATAATCAGCATTGCTCAACTTCCACAACTCTAGCTGTCCCAGGaacaaccacagcagctccaacatcaacagCTGATCCTTcaacaaccacagcagcccCAATATCAACAGAtgttacaacaaccacagctgctcctacaacaactACTGCTgatcctacaacaaccacagcggctcctacaacaaccacagctgtttctacaacaaccacagctactcctacaacaaccacagccgtacctactacaaccacagctgctccttcaACAACTACAGCTGcatctacaacaaccacagctgctgcaacaacaaccacagctgcttctacaacaaccacagctgcttctacaacaaccacagctgcttctacaacaaccacagctgctcctacaacaaccacagctgttcctacaacaaccacagctgctccaacaacaaccacagctcctcctacaacaaccacagctgttccTACAACAATCTTAGCTGTTGCcataacaaccacagctgcttcttCAACAATAGCCACAGCTAGTGCCACAACACCCACAGCTGCTTCTACAATAatctctgctgctcctccaacaaccacagctagtgcaacaacaaccacagccacTTCTAcagcaaccacagctgctcctacaacagCCACTGCTGCTACTACAACAACCGCATCTGATTttgcaacaaccacagctgtccctACAACAGCCACATTTGGTGCCACAACacccacagctgctcctatcacaaccacagctgtccctACAACAGCCACAGTTGGTGCCACAACACCTTCAGCTGCTCCtatcacaaccacagcagttccTTCCACATCCACAGCTGATTCTACAATAATAACCACAGCTGGTGACACAGCAACCACAGCGTCTATTACAACCACCACAGCTTTTCCtatcacaaccacagctgtccctACAACAGCCACAGTTGCATCTGTAACATCAACCGCATCTACCACAACAGAAACAGCTGGAGGTTCCACAACAGCAATAGGCGGAGGTTCCACAACAACAGCCGGTGCCATAACAAATGCTGCAGGTGCCACAACAAAAACTTCTCCTTTAACCACAGCTGGTGGCACAATAACCACAACTTCTTCTACTGCCACTGTTACTTCCAAAACCACAGATGCTGCAATATCAACCCCAGTTGCTACTACAACTAAAGGTCTTCCTACGACAAGTACATCTCACCCTATAACAGCAACAGCTGCTTCTTCATCATCCACAGTAGTTTCCACAACAACAGGTGCCTCAAAAACAACAACCAGTACCACAAAAACAACTACTGCTGGTACCACAAAAGCAACTACTGCTGTTGTCAAGACAACCACAGTTTCAGCCTCAACTGGCATCAGCTACCAGTTTAGTATTCTCACAATCTGTGTAGCTTTAATCATCCAAACACTCTTCTAGAATGAGTTTCTCCAAAAGTGGCATGTGTTTTATAGTACTTGTATAGTaatttatattatttatttttagtaATTACTTAATGTATTTATCAATTATAATGCTTTCAAAAAGCACAATGTTACATTTATGGTATAGGATAAACCTTGCTCAGCGCATTTAGACTGCCTTTACTGTTGATGTTTGACATGTTTCAGGTTTTTCTAGTCCCTGTGCTGTACCCTAAGGCACTTTACAACGAAAATCATTAGTGTGTTTTCCAAAGAAAGTTGCGCATCTTCTTAAccaaatgaatgtgtgtgctctTGCCTTCTAGTTTTATTTTAACTGCGACTGTCTTCTTAACTAGGAgtgttttgtattcatttgttcTTCATTTTTATTGAATGAATGTTAATTTACTGTTCACTTAATAAAATGTTACTTTGCAATTAGATGTATTggtcctccatctttctctcataCTCTGTGCTATGGTCAGAGCTAGTAAACCCAAGCACAAGACACAGACTCCAGACTCGTACAGATTCAATGAAGGAGTAAGGGTTTAGGATGGCAGGGCAGGGtaacaggcagggcaggcaggcaggcagatggaaAACGGGGAGTGGTAACTAAACAACAGGAGAGAGATATCAGAATCAAATCAAAGCGGCCGAGAGAAAAAGTGACGCTGAAGTACAAAACAATGATCTGGGATTCACAGGTGTGTACACAGAGCAGGTGGAGTGGATGTTGTAATCTGGATGGCACTGGAGCCTGAAGTCCCacccacacatgtaaacactcagacagacagacatgggagAGAGAGCCTGGCAACCGACTAGGTGGAGATAATCAGATTAATTTAGTGCTACAACCCAGGAGCATTGTGAGAACCGAGCCGCCATCAGCACCGTGGACAGCGGCCCCAGCAGGAAAAGGAGTTTGTCATTGATGGGAGATTCTTCTCCTTCCCACCTTCCAGTCAGTTGTGTAGAGCCGTCGCTGCCACTCATCAGCCAATTGAGAGAGGATGAGTTCAAAGCCCAGTCGAATCATAGAAGGGAGTTTGACGTGGAGCAGAGATCTTAAGGTTGAGAGCTGGACTCCGGCAGCTTCAAACTGTTATACGCAAACCAGCGTTTACTCTGTGTTACAGTCTTAGCCTGGTGGACAGTCCAGTGAAGTCCTCCCGGATCATACCCTCAAATGTTTTTGCTGCTATTTTCTGTCATACGTTTGCTGAAAACATTATTTGACTAATAAAGATGCTTCTAAAAGGGTAAAGCTGGCTTTTGGTGTGTGACTTCTCCCTACTGTTGTGTGTGGCTCTGCCTGAAACGTTCTATGGTTGTCACAATGGCTATTAATTTCACATTAACATCAGCTTTTGTGAGGCCTCTGAGTTGATATTTAAGTAAGGGTATCAACGTGCATCATCTGTTAGAAGCCTAACTCAAAAAAGTCACTAGATTCTCGGTTGGGCAGTTTTGTTGCGATTTAAGTCTCAGTCCTGTAAGTCTTAGGAAGGAAGGTGGCTTAATAAAGGACTTAGTGACTAGTGACAGATATCATTGTTTGTTCAGCTCTCGAGTATAAAAGTAATGATGGATGCACATTCAAAGTTGAAGTGAATTATTATCAACAGGTCATAGATTTTTTAAATCATTAATAATGCTTAGTACATTTTCATTCGTAGTGAACGACCTTGAACCACCAGATGGCGCCAAACATCTCAATGACGTCTAGAGAACTGAGAACTACCACGCTAGCTTTGTTGACACGTCTATCCAAAAGTCTTCCGCATTACCTGAAGACTTGTACCCTGCAGCAAACAGAGTTGAACAAGCCTTTTTACTTACTGTAGGAAGTAGGAATATGCAGCGTTTTACGAGTTGGTAGACTGTTTGTTGCGTTTGAGATATCTTATTTCAATACATGGAAGGTAAATAATCACGTTGCAAGCAAACTTTTCCCGAAAATATTTGGGGTCAAGATAACGATTCAACATGGGATGCTGTGGTAGTTCAGAGGTAAGCCACGCAATGTCTATTTATTAGCGATGTTTTGTATAAAAGTGTTAGCTTATAATTGATCGCTTAACTACTTTGATCGAAAGGCAATGGCGCTCTAGAAAGTGTGCCTGCTGTGTATTTCAAGCTACGGTGCGTGAGCTATTTGTATTTCTGATTCGTTTGTAGTTAACTGGGGACATGTCGGGAACTTAATGTTACTCTTTCAGGGAAAACGTGACTGGAAACCATTAGAAGAAAGAAGTTGCACAGATATCCCATGGCTTGTTATATTCACGGTGTTTTGCATCGGAATGGTGAGTTTtattagcctgacgttgtcatactcataattctagtcagaatatgagtctgataccgctccgttgggctgtgagtatggagcgtgtttcaaccgaacccgaaaaaa from Osmerus mordax isolate fOsmMor3 chromosome 14, fOsmMor3.pri, whole genome shotgun sequence harbors:
- the LOC136957025 gene encoding uncharacterized protein, translating into MIGQKMLLLLLIITVPGTTTAAPTSTADPSTTTAAPISTDVTTTTAAPTTTTADPTTTTAAPTTTTAVSTTTTATPTTTTAVPTTTTAAPSTTTAASTTTTAAATTTTAASTTTTAASTTTTAASTTTTAAPTTTTAVPTTTTAAPTTTTAPPTTTTAVPTTILAVAITTTAASSTIATASATTPTAASTIISAAPPTTTASATTTTATSTATTAAPTTATAATTTTASDFATTTAVPTTATFGATTPTAAPITTTAVPTTATVGATTPSAAPITTTAVPSTSTADSTIITTAGDTATTASITTTTAFPITTTAVPTTATVASVTSTASTTTETAGGSTTAIGGGSTTTAGAITNAAGATTKTSPLTTAGGTITTTSSTATVTSKTTDAAISTPVATTTKGLPTTSTSHPITATAASSSSTVVSTTTGASKTTTSTTKTTTAGTTKATTAVVKTTTVSASTGISYQFSILTICVALIIQTLF